In a genomic window of Scyliorhinus torazame isolate Kashiwa2021f chromosome 5, sScyTor2.1, whole genome shotgun sequence:
- the LOC140420657 gene encoding uncharacterized protein, producing MEKRWKCGDCGKGFRVPSELEVHRRIHTGERPFTCSVCERGFAQVSGLRKHQRVHTGERPFTCSQCEKGFTQLSTLRIHQRVHTGERPFTCSQCEKRFTTSSGLLAHKRFHTGERPFTCSQCQKGFTRLSVLQRHQRVHTGARRFTCSKCQKGFTQLSDLRTHQRVHIGERPFTCSQCEKGFTTSSDLLTHQRLHTGERPFTCSQCEKGFTTSSGLLTHQRVHTGERPFTCSQCEKGFTTSSNLLTHQRVHTGVRPFACSQCEKGFTTSSNLLTHQRVHTGVRPFACSQCEKGFTTSCSLLGHQRVHTGERPFTCSQCEKGFTTSSGLLRHQRVHTGEKAFTCSQCEKGFTTSSNLLTHQRVHTGVRPFACSQCEKGFTTSWSLLGHQRVHTGERPFTCSQCEKGFIWLSNLRKHQRVHTGEKALTCSS from the coding sequence atggagaaacggtggaaatgtggggactgtgggaagggattcagggtcccatctgagctggaagttcatcggcgcattcacactggggagaggccgttcacgtgctctgtgtgtgagaggggattcgCTCAGGTATCcggcctgcggaaacatcagcgagttcacactggggagaggccgttcacctgctctcagtgtgaaaagggattcactcagttatccaccctgcggatacatcagcgagttcacactggggagaggccgttcacctgctctcagtgtgagaagagattcactacttcatcgggaCTGCTGGCACAtaagcgatttcacactggggagaggccgttcacctgctctcagtgtcagaagggattcactcggttatccgtcctgcagagacatcagcgagttcacactggggcgaggcggttcacctgctctaagtgtcagaaaggattcactcagttatccgacctgcggacacaccagcgagttcacattggggagaggccgttcacctgctctcagtgtgagaagggattcactacttcatccgacctgctaacacaccagcgacttcacactggggagaggccgttcacctgctctcagtgtgagaagggattcactacttcatccggcctgctgacacaccagcgagttcacactggggagaggccgttcacctgctctcagtgtgagaagggattcactacttcatcgaacctgctgacacaccagcgtgttcacactggggtgaggccgttcgcctgctctcagtgtgagaagggattcactacttcatcgaacctgctgacacaccagcgtgttcacactggggtgaggccgttcgcctgctctcagtgtgagaagggattcactacttcatgtaGCCTGCtgggacaccagcgggttcacactggggagaggccgttcacctgctctcagtgtgagaagggattcactacttcatccggcctgctgagacaccagcgagttcacactggggagaaggcgttcacctgctctcagtgtgagaagggattcactacttcatcgaacctgctgacacaccagcgtgttcacactggggtgaggccgttcgcctgctctcagtgtgagaagggattcactacttcatggaGCCTGCtgggacaccagcgggttcacactggggagaggccgttcacctgttctcagtgtgagaagggattcatttggttatccaacctgcggaaacaccagcgagttcacacaggggagaaggcgttaacctgctcttcgtga